The following proteins come from a genomic window of Methylorubrum populi:
- a CDS encoding response regulator translates to MSLLPSSLSLVVLVVEDEPLLRMLATDILEDEGLTVLAAATAEEALSILESRGDITVLFTDINMPGKMDGLTLASHVAQRWPHIRLVVTSGRQGFTNDQLPDDGQFVQKPYRPRQLVCAIAHAA, encoded by the coding sequence ATGAGCCTGCTTCCGTCCTCCCTTTCCCTGGTCGTGCTCGTTGTCGAGGACGAACCGCTTCTGCGAATGCTCGCCACGGACATCCTGGAGGATGAGGGATTGACAGTGCTGGCGGCAGCCACAGCCGAAGAGGCCCTGTCGATCCTAGAAAGCCGCGGCGACATCACAGTGCTCTTCACCGACATCAACATGCCTGGGAAGATGGATGGGCTGACTTTAGCATCTCACGTCGCACAGCGCTGGCCGCACATCCGCCTTGTCGTGACCTCGGGGCGGCAGGGCTTCACCAACGATCAACTGCCCGACGACGGGCAATTCGTTCAGAAGCCCTATCGACCAAGGCAACTGGTTTGCGCGATCGCGCACGCAGC
- a CDS encoding Crp/Fnr family transcriptional regulator: MSASAEALEALIRKLVSTSVLTEEERQAIRRLPATIRHINPSQDLVEDGERPAHCGLLVEGWSYRYKLLAEGRRQILSFHVAGDTPDLQSLHLGTLDHGVGALTPCTFALVPHENLRRLTAAFPNVAALLWRETLVDAGIFRTWITSMGRRLAYGRIAHLFCELYLRQEAVGLAADLQCPMPLRGTDLADATGLTTVHISRVLKALRDDKLITFERRQLVIHDWPRLYDAAEFDPTYLHLKSFER; this comes from the coding sequence ATGTCCGCCTCCGCCGAAGCTCTCGAAGCTCTGATCCGCAAGCTGGTGAGTACGTCGGTCCTCACGGAGGAGGAGCGGCAAGCGATCCGGCGGCTGCCGGCCACTATCCGGCACATCAATCCCAGCCAGGATCTCGTAGAGGACGGCGAGCGACCGGCACACTGCGGCCTTCTCGTGGAGGGCTGGTCATACCGCTACAAGCTGCTGGCCGAAGGACGCCGGCAGATCCTGTCCTTTCACGTCGCGGGTGACACACCGGATCTACAAAGCCTCCATCTGGGCACGCTCGACCATGGCGTGGGAGCCCTGACGCCTTGCACCTTCGCTCTCGTTCCGCACGAGAACCTGCGGCGGCTGACGGCGGCTTTCCCCAACGTGGCCGCTCTGCTTTGGCGGGAGACGCTGGTCGATGCCGGGATCTTCCGGACTTGGATCACGTCGATGGGGCGCCGCTTGGCTTATGGCCGGATCGCGCACCTGTTCTGCGAGTTGTATCTGCGGCAGGAAGCGGTCGGCCTCGCCGCCGATCTTCAATGCCCGATGCCTTTGCGGGGAACTGATCTCGCTGACGCAACGGGTCTCACGACGGTGCATATCAGTCGGGTGCTGAAAGCGCTGCGCGACGACAAGCTCATCACCTTCGAGCGTCGCCAGTTGGTCATCCATGACTGGCCGCGTCTCTACGATGCAGCCGAGTTCGACCCAACCTATCTGCACCTCAAGAGCTTCGAGCGCTGA